In Melospiza melodia melodia isolate bMelMel2 chromosome 11, bMelMel2.pri, whole genome shotgun sequence, the following proteins share a genomic window:
- the LOC134423015 gene encoding pancreatic alpha-amylase-like — translation MGIYFLLLVVGLCWGQYNPNTVPKRTSIVHLFEWRWQDIAEECERYLAPNGFGGVQISPPNENVIITDPRQPWWERYQPVSYKLCTRSGNETEFRDMVTRCNNVGVHIYVDAVINHMCGANAGAGDHATCGSYFNAKTEDFPAVPYSGWDFNDHKCKSRSGNIEDYHDISQVRDCRLVSLLDLALDREHVRSSVAAYLNRLIGLGVAGFRIDAAKHMWPADVKAILDKLEDLNTQWFPAGTKPFIYQEVIDLGGEPIKGSEYFGNGRVTEFKYGAKLGTVIRKWDGEKMAYLKNWGEGWGFVPSDRALVFVDNHDNQRGHGAGGASILTFWDARLYKMAVGFMLAHPYGVTRVMSSFRWPRYFENGKDVNDWYGPPSNSDGSTKSVTINPDTTCGNDWVCEHRWRQIRNMVIFRNVVDGEPFSNWWDNGSNQVAFGRGNKGFIIFNNDDWSLNVSLQTGLPAGTYCDIISGQKEGDLCTAVEVHVAADGMANFLIGNEDQDPFIAIHVDAKL, via the exons ATGGGGATCTATTTTCTGCTGTTAGTTGTAGGGCTTTGCTGGGGGCAGTACAACCCCAACACTGTCCCAAAGAGAACCTCTATAGTGCATCTCTTTGAATGGCGCTGGCAGGACATTGCTGAGGAGTGTGAACGCTACTTAGCTCCTAATGGATTTGGAGGAGTCCAG atttcacctccaaacgaAAATGTTATCATTACTGACCCCCGGCAACCATGGTGGGAAAGATACCAGCCTGTCAGCTACAAGCTGTGCACAAGGTCTGGAAATGAAACTGAATTTAGAGACATGGTGACCCGGTGCAACAATGTTGGA GTGCACATTTATGTGGATGCAGTAATCAACCATATGTGTGGAGCCAATGCTGGGGCTGGTGACCATGCTACTTGTGGAAGCTATTTCAATGCAAAGACTGAAGATTTCCCAGCTGTGCCCTATTCTGGCTGGGACTTTAATGATCATAAATGTAAATCTAGAAGTGGAAACATTGAGGATTATCATGATATATCTCAG GTGCGGGACTGCCGCCTGGTCAGCCTGCTGGACCTGGCCCTGGACAGGGAGCACGTGCGCTCCAGCGTTGCCGCGTACCTGAACCGGCTCATCGGCCTGGGCGTCGCGGGCTTCCGCATCGACGCTGCCAAGCACATGTGGCCTGCCGACGTCAAGGCCATTTTGGACAAGCTGGAAGATCTAAATACTCAGTGGTTTCCTGCAGGAACTAAACCTTTCATTTACCAAGAG GTGATTGACTTGGGTGGAGAGCCCATCAAAGGCAGCGAGTACTTTGGAAATGGCCGAGTGACAGAATTCAAGTACGGTGCCAAACTGGGGACAGTGATCCGCAAGTGGGACGGAGAAAAGATGGCCTACTTAAA GAACTGGGGAGAAGGCTGGGGCTTTGTACCTTCTGACAGAGCCCTGGTCTTTGTGGATAATCACGACAACCAGAGAGGACACGGGGCTGGTGGAGCTTCTATTCTGACCTTCTGGGATGCCAG GCTCTATAAAATGGCAGTTGGTTTCATGCTTGCCCATCCGTATGGCGTCACGCGTGTCATGTCAAGTTTTCGCTGGCCAAGATATTTTGAAAATGGAAAG GACGTCAATGACTGGTATGGGCCCCCAAGTAACTCAGATGGCTCCACAAAGTCCGTTACAATCAATCCAGACACGACCTGTGGCAACGACTGGGTTTGTGAACATCGCTGGCGTCAGATCAG GAACATGGTTATCTTCCGTAACGTGGTGGATGGTGAGCCTTTCTCCAACTGGTGGGACAATGGCAGCAATCAAGTGGCTTTTGGCCGTGGTAATAAAGGCTTCATCATCTTCAACAATGATGATTG gtCCTTGAATGTATCTCTGCAAACTGGTCTGCCTGCTGGCACTTACTGTGATATCATTTCTGGGCAAAAGGAAGGTGACTTGTGTACAGCAGTTGAAGTTCATGTTGCTGCTGATGGCATGGCTAATTTCCTAATTGGGAATGAAGACCAAGACCCATTTATTGCCATTCACGTTGATGCTAAATTGTAA